In Pseudomonas putida, a genomic segment contains:
- the fusA gene encoding elongation factor G, which translates to MARTTAINRYRNIGICAHVDAGKTTTTERILFYTGLSHKMGEVHDGAATTDWMVQEQERGITITSAAVTTFWKGSRGQYDNYRVNVIDTPGHVDFTIEVERSLRVLDGAVVVFCGTSGVEPQSETVWRQANKYGVPRVVYVNKMDRAGANFLRVIGQIKNRLGHTPVPVQLAIGAEDDFQGQVDLIKMKAIYWNDDDKGTSYREEEIPAELVDLANEWRNNMVEAAAEANEELMNKYLEEGDLSVEEIKAGLRIRTLASEIVPAVCGSSFKNKGVPLVLDAVIDYLPAPTEIPAIKGIHPDLIDVPKDEVKPEQYDERPADDDEPFSALAFKIATDPFVGTLTFVRVYSGFLTSGDSVINSVKGKKERVGRMVQMHANQREEIKEVRAGDIAALIGMKDVTTGDTLCNADKPIILERMDFPEPVISLSVEPKTKADQEKMGIALGKLAQEDPSFRVKTDEETGQTIISGMGELHLDILVDRMKREFNVECNVGKPQVSYREKITKSNVEIEGKFVRQSGGRGQFGHCWIRFSEPDVDEKGNITEGLVFTNEVVGGVIPKEFIAPIQKGIEEQMKNGVVAGYPLLGLKATVFDGSYHDVDSNEMAFKIAASMATKQLAQKGGGVVLEPIMKVEVVTPEDYLGDVMGDLSRRRGMIQGNEDSVSGKVITAEVPLGEMFGYATDVRSMSQGRASYSMEFSKYAEAPSNIVEALVKKQG; encoded by the coding sequence ATGGCTCGTACTACAGCAATTAACCGCTACCGTAACATCGGTATCTGTGCTCACGTTGACGCGGGCAAGACTACCACTACCGAGCGGATCCTGTTCTACACAGGTCTGAGCCACAAGATGGGCGAGGTGCATGACGGCGCCGCGACCACCGACTGGATGGTGCAGGAGCAGGAGCGCGGTATCACCATTACCTCCGCTGCCGTTACCACCTTCTGGAAAGGTTCCCGTGGTCAGTATGACAACTACCGCGTAAACGTCATCGATACCCCCGGCCACGTTGACTTCACCATTGAAGTAGAGCGTTCGCTGCGTGTACTCGACGGCGCGGTCGTTGTGTTCTGCGGTACCTCCGGCGTTGAGCCGCAGTCCGAAACCGTATGGCGTCAGGCCAACAAGTACGGCGTTCCACGTGTTGTCTACGTGAACAAGATGGACCGTGCTGGTGCCAACTTCCTGCGCGTTATCGGCCAGATCAAGAACCGCCTGGGTCACACCCCGGTTCCGGTCCAGCTGGCTATCGGCGCTGAAGATGACTTCCAGGGTCAGGTTGACCTGATCAAGATGAAGGCCATCTACTGGAACGATGACGACAAAGGTACTTCCTATCGCGAGGAAGAGATTCCTGCCGAGCTGGTAGACCTGGCCAACGAATGGCGCAACAACATGGTCGAGGCTGCTGCCGAGGCCAACGAAGAACTGATGAACAAGTACCTTGAAGAAGGTGACCTGTCCGTCGAAGAGATCAAGGCTGGTCTGCGCATTCGTACCCTGGCGAGCGAGATCGTTCCTGCTGTCTGCGGTTCCTCGTTCAAGAACAAGGGTGTTCCCCTGGTTCTCGACGCCGTCATTGATTACCTGCCTGCGCCAACCGAGATCCCTGCGATCAAGGGTATCCACCCTGATCTGATCGACGTGCCGAAGGATGAAGTCAAGCCAGAGCAGTACGACGAGCGTCCTGCTGACGACGACGAGCCGTTCTCGGCCTTGGCGTTCAAGATTGCCACCGACCCGTTCGTTGGTACTCTGACCTTCGTCCGCGTTTATTCGGGCTTCCTGACCTCCGGTGACTCCGTCATCAACTCGGTCAAGGGCAAGAAAGAGCGCGTTGGTCGTATGGTGCAGATGCACGCCAACCAGCGTGAAGAGATCAAGGAAGTACGTGCAGGCGACATCGCTGCTCTGATCGGCATGAAGGACGTCACCACCGGTGACACCCTGTGCAACGCCGACAAGCCGATCATCCTCGAGCGTATGGACTTCCCTGAGCCGGTGATTTCGCTCTCCGTAGAGCCGAAGACCAAGGCTGACCAGGAGAAGATGGGTATCGCACTGGGCAAGCTGGCCCAGGAAGACCCGTCGTTCCGCGTCAAGACCGACGAAGAAACCGGCCAGACCATCATCTCCGGTATGGGTGAGCTGCACCTGGACATCCTCGTTGACCGCATGAAGCGCGAGTTCAACGTCGAGTGCAACGTCGGCAAGCCGCAGGTTTCGTACCGCGAGAAGATCACCAAATCCAACGTCGAGATCGAAGGTAAGTTCGTTCGTCAGTCGGGTGGTCGTGGTCAGTTCGGTCACTGCTGGATCCGTTTCTCGGAGCCGGACGTCGACGAGAAGGGCAATATCACCGAAGGTCTGGTCTTCACCAACGAAGTCGTTGGTGGTGTGATTCCTAAGGAATTCATCGCCCCGATCCAGAAGGGTATCGAAGAGCAGATGAAAAACGGCGTTGTTGCCGGCTATCCGCTGCTCGGCCTGAAGGCTACGGTATTCGACGGTTCGTACCACGACGTCGACTCCAACGAAATGGCGTTCAAGATCGCCGCTTCGATGGCGACCAAGCAACTGGCCCAGAAGGGCGGTGGCGTGGTGCTTGAGCCGATCATGAAGGTCGAAGTTGTAACCCCGGAAGACTACCTGGGTGACGTGATGGGTGACCTGAGCCGTCGTCGCGGGATGATCCAGGGTAATGAAGACTCGGTGTCCGGCAAGGTAATCACTGCTGAGGTACCGCTCGGAGAGATGTTCGGTTACGCAACCGACGTTCGTTCCATGTCTCAGGGTCGCGCAAGCTACTCCATGGAATTCTCCAAATACGCCGAAGCTCCGTCGAACATCGTCGAAGCACTCGTAAAAAAACAAGGCTAA
- the tuf gene encoding elongation factor Tu, protein MAKEKFDRSLPHVNVGTIGHVDHGKTTLTAALTRVCSEVFGSAVVEFDKIDSAPEEKARGITINTAHVEYNSNIRHYAHVDCPGHADYVKNMITGAAQMDGAILVCSAADGPMPQTREHILLSRQVGVPYIVVFLNKADLVDDAELLELVEMEVRDLLSTYDFPGDDTPIIIGSARMALEGKDDNEMGTTAVKKLVETLDAYIPEPVRAIDQPFLMPIEDVFSISGRGTVVTGRIERGIVRVQDPLEIVGLRDTSTTTCTGVEMFRKLLDEGRAGENCGVLLRGTKRDDVERGQVLVKPGSVKPHTKFTAEVYVLSKEEGGRHTPFFKGYRPQFYFRTTDVTGNCELPEGVEMVMPGDNIQMTVTLIKTIAMEDGLRFAIREGGRTVGAGVVAKIIE, encoded by the coding sequence GTGGCTAAAGAAAAATTTGATCGTTCCCTTCCCCACGTTAACGTCGGCACTATCGGCCACGTTGACCACGGTAAGACCACTCTGACCGCAGCTCTGACTCGCGTCTGCTCCGAAGTTTTCGGTTCGGCAGTCGTTGAGTTCGACAAGATCGACTCGGCTCCGGAAGAAAAAGCGCGCGGTATCACCATCAACACCGCTCACGTCGAGTACAACTCGAACATTCGTCACTATGCTCACGTTGACTGCCCGGGTCACGCTGACTACGTGAAGAACATGATCACCGGTGCTGCCCAGATGGACGGCGCGATCCTGGTTTGCTCGGCCGCCGATGGTCCGATGCCACAAACCCGTGAGCACATCCTGCTGTCCCGTCAGGTTGGCGTTCCGTACATCGTGGTCTTCCTGAACAAGGCTGACCTGGTAGACGACGCTGAGCTGCTGGAACTGGTCGAGATGGAAGTTCGCGACCTGCTGTCCACCTACGACTTCCCAGGCGACGACACCCCGATCATCATCGGTTCGGCTCGTATGGCGCTGGAAGGCAAAGACGACAACGAAATGGGCACTACCGCTGTCAAGAAGCTGGTAGAAACTCTGGATGCCTACATCCCTGAGCCAGTTCGTGCCATCGACCAGCCATTCCTGATGCCGATCGAAGACGTATTCTCGATCTCGGGTCGTGGTACCGTTGTTACCGGTCGTATCGAGCGTGGTATCGTCCGCGTTCAGGATCCGCTGGAAATCGTTGGTCTGCGTGACACCTCCACCACCACCTGCACCGGTGTTGAGATGTTCCGCAAGCTGCTGGACGAAGGTCGTGCTGGCGAGAACTGCGGCGTTCTGCTGCGTGGTACCAAGCGTGACGACGTTGAGCGTGGCCAGGTTCTGGTCAAGCCAGGTTCGGTCAAGCCGCACACCAAGTTCACCGCAGAAGTCTACGTCCTGTCGAAGGAAGAAGGCGGTCGTCACACTCCGTTCTTCAAAGGCTACCGTCCTCAGTTCTACTTCCGTACCACTGACGTGACCGGTAACTGCGAACTGCCGGAAGGCGTTGAAATGGTAATGCCAGGTGACAACATTCAGATGACTGTCACCCTGATCAAGACCATCGCAATGGAAGACGGTCTGCGCTTCGCTATCCGTGAAGGCGGTCGTACCGTCGGCGCCGGCGTCGTAGCAAAAATCATCGAGTAA
- the rpsJ gene encoding 30S ribosomal protein S10, whose amino-acid sequence MQNQQIRIRLKAFDHRLIDQSTQEIVETAKRTGAQVRGPIPLPTRKERFTVLVSPHVNKDARDQYEIRTHKRVLDIVQPTDKTVDALMKLDLAAGVEVQISLG is encoded by the coding sequence ATGCAAAATCAGCAAATCCGTATCAGGTTGAAGGCTTTCGACCATCGCCTGATCGACCAATCCACCCAGGAAATCGTGGAAACCGCGAAACGTACTGGTGCACAAGTGCGTGGTCCAATTCCACTGCCTACCCGCAAAGAGCGTTTCACCGTTCTGGTTTCCCCGCACGTCAACAAAGACGCGCGTGACCAGTACGAGATTCGCACTCATAAGCGTGTTCTGGACATCGTCCAGCCAACGGATAAAACCGTTGACGCGCTGATGAAGCTCGATCTGGCGGCAGGTGTGGAAGTACAGATCAGCCTCGGCTAA
- the rplC gene encoding 50S ribosomal protein L3, with translation MTIGVIGRKCGMTRIFTEEGVSIPVTVIEIEPNRVTQFKTEETDGYRAVQVTVGERRASRVTAAQAGHFAKANVAAGRGVWEFRLEEGDFQAGDLIKAELFAAGQLVDVTGQSKGKGFAGTIKRWNFRGQDNTHGNSVSHRVPGSIGQCQTPGRVFKGKKMSGHMGAERVTVQSLEVVRVDAERNLLLVKGAVPGATGGDVVVRPAVKARG, from the coding sequence ATGACTATTGGTGTAATCGGTCGCAAGTGCGGTATGACCCGCATTTTCACCGAAGAAGGTGTCTCCATTCCGGTCACGGTCATCGAGATCGAGCCGAATCGCGTCACCCAGTTCAAAACTGAAGAAACCGATGGCTACCGTGCAGTGCAAGTCACTGTCGGCGAGCGTCGTGCTTCGCGTGTGACTGCCGCTCAGGCAGGCCACTTCGCCAAGGCTAACGTTGCCGCTGGTCGCGGTGTTTGGGAGTTCCGTCTTGAAGAAGGCGATTTCCAGGCTGGCGATCTGATCAAAGCTGAACTCTTCGCTGCAGGCCAGCTGGTAGACGTAACCGGTCAGTCCAAAGGTAAAGGCTTCGCCGGTACCATCAAGCGCTGGAACTTCCGTGGCCAGGACAACACGCACGGTAACTCCGTGTCGCACCGTGTCCCAGGTTCCATCGGCCAGTGCCAGACTCCTGGTCGTGTGTTCAAGGGCAAGAAAATGTCCGGTCACATGGGCGCCGAGCGCGTGACTGTTCAGTCCCTGGAAGTAGTACGCGTAGACGCTGAGCGCAACCTGCTGCTGGTCAAGGGTGCCGTTCCTGGCGCTACTGGCGGCGACGTGGTTGTACGTCCAGCTGTCAAGGCTCGCGGTTAA